The Gammaproteobacteria bacterium genome has a segment encoding these proteins:
- a CDS encoding site-specific integrase: protein MADESHSLMDGRLHVYRRDNSRYWQCSTYLNRRNYRTSTKEESLVRAKEFARDWYIERYAEELRRRKGKPLLEHVDAALQPADLIDRRKRLTHTGPTFDEAADAFMAEAKVITEGERNPYYMSQKEQQLRRHLRPFFGHKALTQIDAGLIQAYRVHRIETNRDHRTNAKTRPARSTLHQELVTLRQVLKTANRKGWLKSLPDMSAPYKKSGKITHRAWFSPEDYKRLYEASRDRAENPKKPRWKAAAENLHDYILFMVNTGLRPDEARRLEYRDVKVVTDDDTGKRILEIEVRGKRGVGYCKSMPGAVHPFERLQKRSGGDPTANLFPRFQKQLFKDLLTELDLRTDREGQHRTAYSLRHTYICLRLMEGADIYQVAKNCRTSVEMIEKFYASHIKNTLDASAINVTKRKRRTKSTKSARLKNDGEPPAPAGS, encoded by the coding sequence ATGGCCGACGAATCGCATTCCCTGATGGATGGCAGGCTTCACGTCTACCGACGTGACAACAGCCGCTATTGGCAATGCTCGACCTATCTCAACCGTCGGAACTATCGCACCAGCACCAAGGAAGAGAGCCTGGTCCGGGCCAAGGAGTTCGCTCGCGACTGGTACATCGAGCGCTATGCCGAGGAATTGCGGCGCCGCAAGGGCAAGCCGCTTCTGGAGCATGTGGATGCTGCGCTGCAACCGGCGGATCTGATCGACCGCCGTAAGCGACTGACGCACACCGGCCCAACCTTTGACGAGGCCGCCGATGCCTTCATGGCCGAGGCCAAGGTCATTACAGAGGGGGAACGTAACCCGTATTACATGTCCCAGAAGGAGCAGCAGCTCCGCCGCCACCTCCGACCCTTTTTCGGGCACAAGGCCCTTACCCAGATTGACGCCGGGCTGATCCAGGCCTATCGCGTCCACCGGATCGAGACGAACCGGGACCATCGCACCAATGCCAAGACGCGCCCTGCGCGAAGCACTTTGCACCAAGAACTCGTTACGCTCAGGCAGGTCCTCAAGACGGCGAACCGCAAGGGCTGGCTAAAGTCCCTGCCGGACATGTCAGCTCCCTACAAGAAATCTGGAAAAATCACCCATCGCGCGTGGTTCTCGCCGGAAGACTACAAGCGCCTCTACGAGGCGTCGCGTGACCGAGCCGAGAACCCGAAGAAGCCGCGCTGGAAAGCTGCGGCTGAGAACTTGCACGACTATATCCTGTTCATGGTCAACACGGGGCTCCGGCCCGATGAAGCCCGTCGACTCGAGTATCGGGACGTCAAGGTTGTTACTGACGACGACACGGGCAAGCGCATCCTCGAAATCGAGGTGCGCGGCAAACGCGGCGTCGGCTACTGCAAAAGCATGCCCGGCGCCGTGCATCCATTCGAGCGATTGCAGAAGCGCAGCGGAGGCGATCCAACAGCCAACCTATTCCCAAGGTTTCAGAAGCAGCTTTTCAAGGATCTCTTGACCGAGCTGGACCTCCGTACCGATCGCGAGGGTCAGCATCGGACCGCCTACAGCCTTCGGCACACCTACATCTGCCTGCGGCTGATGGAGGGCGCGGACATTTACCAGGTGGCCAAGAACTGTCGAACTAGCGTCGAGATGATCGAGAAGTTCTATGCCTCTCACATCAAAAACACTCTTGATGCTTCGGCTATCAACGTGACCAAGCGCAAGCGACGGACCAAATCGACGAAATCAGCGAGGCTCAAGAATGACGGCGAGCCGCCAGCGCCCGCGGGGAGCTAG
- the uvrC gene encoding excinuclease ABC subunit UvrC — translation MQPEMTPDFDVRDFVRTLTSRPGVYRMLDTKGRLIYVGKARNLRRRVGSYFGRKALDAKTQVMLAALARIEVTVTATEQEALLLEYNLIKQHRPKFNVVLRDDKSYPYIRVSTEQPFPRFEFHRGSRNAPGRFIGPFPNAGAVRQVLQQLQKLFRVRDCTDTFFANRSRPCLQHQIGRCSAPCVRLVNADEYRRDVDDAIRFIEGRDDEVVAELAARMERCSQAMEFERAARYRDQIADIRVLQEQQIIASDATADTDAIAVAQKDGQCCIALVMIRGGRVLGCRTFHPLVAAATGVPEILRAFLLQHYLEHAAPREILVGEPVEGATALEQGLAAVARHPVAIRQRIRGTRRRWLEMALMNAQQGAVARACAAVTMVEQFRQLGEALGLENSPERIECFDISHTQGFQTVAACIVFKATGPLKSEYRRFNIRGVAPGDDYGAIAQAVRRRYMRAVAGEARLADLLLVDGGRGQLARVTEVLEELGLPGLPAVAVAKGAGRRPGHERLYKPGSARALILPSESPAQRLIEQLRDEAHRFAIAGHRQRRGRARVGSVLEGIPGLGPRRRKELLQHFGGLQGISRAGIADLERASGISRKLAERIYGQFHDGTVSEPEA, via the coding sequence ATGCAGCCTGAGATGACGCCGGATTTCGATGTACGCGACTTCGTCAGAACGCTTACGAGTCGCCCGGGCGTCTATCGCATGCTCGATACGAAAGGCCGCCTGATATACGTCGGCAAGGCTCGCAATCTGCGCCGTCGCGTCGGCAGCTACTTCGGGCGAAAGGCGCTGGATGCAAAGACGCAGGTGATGCTCGCGGCGCTTGCGCGCATCGAGGTGACCGTCACGGCAACGGAGCAGGAGGCGCTCCTGCTCGAGTACAACCTGATCAAGCAGCACCGGCCAAAGTTCAATGTCGTACTCCGGGATGACAAGAGCTATCCCTATATTCGTGTGTCCACCGAACAGCCTTTCCCGCGATTCGAGTTTCACCGCGGCTCACGCAACGCGCCCGGACGTTTCATCGGGCCGTTTCCGAACGCCGGCGCAGTCCGGCAGGTGCTGCAACAGCTTCAAAAACTGTTTCGCGTGCGTGACTGTACCGATACGTTCTTTGCCAATCGCAGCCGACCATGCCTCCAGCACCAGATCGGGCGCTGTTCGGCTCCCTGCGTCAGGCTGGTGAACGCCGACGAATATCGTCGTGATGTGGATGACGCGATCCGGTTCATCGAGGGGCGCGACGACGAAGTGGTGGCCGAGCTGGCCGCGCGCATGGAGCGCTGTTCGCAGGCGATGGAGTTCGAGCGGGCAGCCCGCTATCGTGACCAGATTGCCGATATTCGTGTCCTGCAGGAACAGCAGATCATCGCTTCGGATGCAACAGCCGACACCGACGCGATCGCTGTGGCACAGAAGGACGGGCAGTGTTGCATTGCCCTGGTGATGATTCGCGGCGGCCGCGTGCTTGGCTGCCGGACTTTTCACCCGCTGGTTGCGGCCGCGACAGGCGTGCCGGAGATTCTTCGGGCATTCCTGTTGCAGCATTACCTCGAACACGCAGCCCCGCGGGAGATCCTCGTCGGCGAGCCGGTCGAGGGCGCGACCGCCCTGGAGCAGGGCCTTGCCGCCGTGGCGAGGCATCCTGTCGCGATACGGCAGCGGATCCGCGGAACGCGCCGGCGCTGGCTGGAAATGGCCCTCATGAACGCGCAGCAGGGAGCAGTCGCACGGGCTTGCGCAGCTGTGACGATGGTGGAGCAGTTCCGGCAACTCGGCGAGGCTCTCGGGCTGGAGAACTCGCCCGAACGGATCGAATGCTTCGATATCAGCCATACGCAGGGTTTCCAGACGGTCGCGGCGTGCATCGTGTTCAAGGCGACCGGACCACTGAAATCCGAGTATCGGCGTTTCAATATTCGCGGTGTCGCGCCCGGTGACGACTACGGTGCGATTGCCCAGGCGGTTCGACGGCGATACATGCGCGCCGTGGCTGGCGAAGCGCGCCTCGCTGACCTGCTATTGGTCGATGGTGGACGGGGGCAATTGGCCCGGGTAACAGAGGTTCTGGAGGAACTTGGGCTGCCGGGGCTGCCGGCGGTCGCAGTGGCGAAGGGGGCGGGGAGGCGGCCTGGCCATGAGCGCCTGTACAAACCCGGTAGCGCACGCGCGCTGATTCTGCCATCCGAGTCTCCTGCGCAGCGGCTGATCGAGCAATTGCGTGATGAGGCACACCGCTTTGCCATTGCTGGCCATCGCCAGCGCCGCGGCAGGGCCAGGGTCGGATCGGTACTCGAGGGCATTCCGGGGCTGGGTCCGCGCCGCCGCAAAGAACTCCTGCAGCACTTCGGCGGTTTGCAGGGCATCAGCCGTGCAGGCATAGCCGACCTGGAGCGAGCCAGCGGGATCAGTCGCAAACTCGCCGAACGAATCTACGGTCAGTTTCACGACGGAACAGTTTCCGAACCGGAGGCCTGA
- a CDS encoding 3-deoxy-7-phosphoheptulonate synthase class II, translated as MTIEIPSSPWTPDSWQAKPASQLPRYHDPHRLNDVIARLGRLPPIVTSWEVEALRGKIAAAQQGRAFVLQGGDCAETFEDCTSENIVQKLKILLQMSVVIVAGLKRPVVRLGRMAGQYAKPRSDDIETREGVSLPSYRGDLVNRNSFTATDREPEPELMLRGYERAALTLNFVRSLIDGGFADLHHPENWDLAFVRHSPMADRYHEMVRRVADGLDFFESITGNKIHEARRVDFYTSHEGLNLYYEQAQTRLLPHRGAWYNLTTHCPWIGARTAVPDGAHVEYFRGIANPLGVKIGPSTTAHTLIELLRKLNPDNQPGRLTLIHRLGADRIEGKLQEFIGVVKAEGATVLWMCDPMHGNTEVLKSGIKTRRFDRILRELEEAFRIHQENGTHLGGVHLELTGEHVTECVGGARGLGEADLHRAYRSQVDPRLNYEQAMEVAMRIADRGSRGF; from the coding sequence ATGACCATAGAAATCCCTTCCAGCCCCTGGACGCCGGACAGCTGGCAGGCAAAACCGGCGAGCCAGCTGCCACGCTATCACGACCCGCATCGTCTGAACGACGTCATTGCACGCCTCGGACGGCTTCCGCCCATCGTGACCAGCTGGGAGGTCGAAGCGTTGCGGGGGAAAATCGCTGCCGCCCAGCAGGGCCGGGCCTTTGTCCTGCAGGGCGGCGATTGTGCCGAGACATTCGAGGACTGCACGTCCGAGAACATAGTGCAGAAACTCAAGATCCTGCTGCAGATGAGCGTGGTCATTGTGGCCGGGCTGAAGCGACCAGTGGTGCGACTCGGGCGCATGGCCGGCCAATACGCCAAGCCGCGCAGTGATGATATCGAGACCCGTGAAGGCGTCTCGCTGCCGAGCTACCGGGGCGATCTCGTCAACCGCAACTCGTTCACTGCGACCGATCGGGAACCTGAGCCGGAGTTGATGCTCCGGGGCTATGAGCGGGCCGCCCTCACTCTCAACTTTGTTCGTTCGCTGATCGATGGCGGGTTCGCTGACCTGCATCACCCGGAGAACTGGGATCTGGCTTTCGTGCGTCATTCGCCCATGGCCGATCGCTACCACGAGATGGTTCGGCGTGTAGCGGATGGCCTCGACTTCTTCGAGTCGATCACCGGCAACAAGATCCATGAGGCCCGACGTGTCGATTTCTACACGTCCCATGAGGGATTGAACCTCTACTACGAACAGGCGCAGACACGTCTCCTGCCGCACCGGGGCGCCTGGTACAACCTGACGACACATTGCCCGTGGATTGGTGCCCGTACGGCTGTTCCGGACGGCGCACACGTCGAGTACTTCCGCGGCATCGCGAATCCGCTGGGTGTGAAAATCGGCCCATCCACGACGGCCCATACCCTGATCGAGTTGCTCCGGAAGCTGAATCCGGACAACCAGCCGGGTCGATTGACACTGATTCACCGACTTGGAGCCGACCGTATCGAAGGCAAGCTTCAGGAGTTCATCGGTGTCGTCAAGGCGGAAGGTGCGACGGTGCTCTGGATGTGCGACCCCATGCACGGTAACACCGAAGTCCTGAAATCCGGCATCAAGACGCGGCGATTCGATCGCATCCTGAGGGAGCTCGAGGAGGCATTCCGCATTCACCAGGAAAATGGCACCCATCTCGGCGGCGTGCACCTCGAACTCACCGGCGAACACGTAACCGAATGCGTGGGCGGGGCGCGCGGCCTCGGTGAGGCTGACCTTCACCGGGCCTACCGCAGCCAGGTCGACCCACGCCTGAATTATGAGCAGGCCATGGAGGTTGCCATGCGGATCGCCGACCGTGGCAGTCGTGGATTCTGA
- a CDS encoding type I restriction endonuclease, with product MTNEADTCRKYVVPKLQAAGWDAEPHSIAEQRTITDGRVIPVGKGFVRKPPKRVDYLLRYTRDFPLAVVEAKASYKTATDAVQQARAYAEMLDLKYAYATNGTDIIEIDYFTGSETRLTEFPKPEDLWQRYQTGSGIKAPDKIDGFYPDSADTFTKAHTEPKECPCRSASTTALSTSGNSSSWFGDPSRAAGRLPWRSASTRTC from the coding sequence ATGACCAACGAAGCAGATACGTGCCGGAAATACGTCGTTCCCAAGCTGCAAGCAGCCGGCTGGGATGCTGAACCGCATTCCATTGCCGAGCAGCGCACTATCACTGACGGCCGCGTCATTCCCGTCGGTAAGGGCTTTGTCCGGAAACCCCCCAAACGTGTCGATTATCTTCTCCGATACACCCGGGACTTTCCGCTTGCTGTGGTTGAGGCCAAGGCGAGCTACAAGACGGCAACCGACGCCGTTCAGCAGGCACGGGCCTATGCCGAGATGCTCGACCTCAAATACGCCTATGCGACGAACGGCACTGACATCATCGAGATCGACTACTTCACGGGCAGCGAAACCCGCCTAACGGAGTTCCCTAAGCCGGAGGACCTCTGGCAACGCTATCAGACGGGTAGCGGGATTAAGGCCCCAGACAAGATTGACGGGTTCTACCCTGATTCTGCGGACACTTTCACTAAGGCTCATACTGAGCCAAAGGAGTGTCCATGTCGAAGCGCAAGCACTACAGCCCTGAGTACAAGCGGGAACTCGTCGAGCTGGTTCGGCGATCCCAGTCGAGCTGCCGGAAGATTGCCTTGGAGGTCGGCGTCAACCCGAACATGCTGA
- a CDS encoding IS3 family transposase (programmed frameshift), whose protein sequence is MVRRSQSSCRKIALEVGVNPNMLTRWVREADAGTGKAFPGGGTARDEEMARLKRELSKVTKERDFLKRRGSVLREAVTERYAVIAHCRSEYPVGLMCRCLRVSRSGFYAFACRTPGPRARANARLLERIQEIHEDSLGVIGAPRMHEDLTDEGEMVSLNRVARLMAKAGLQGWPRRRKRRFGGKPGARPVGVENLLERDFTANEPETKWVTDITEIPTLEGKLHLCVVLDLFSNLVVGWSMHHRQDRHMVVRAVQMAVWQRAGGSETILHSDRGGQFISGTYQKFLGGNALVCSMSAVGHCADNAACEGFFGMLKRERVNHRKYRTRDEARADLFDYLERFHNPRMRRRVARQDRKFTALTQLSAEMG, encoded by the exons CTGGTTCGGCGATCCCAGTCGAGCTGCCGGAAGATTGCCTTGGAGGTCGGCGTCAACCCGAACATGCTGACCCGCTGGGTCCGTGAGGCCGATGCCGGTACGGGTAAGGCTTTTCCAGGCGGCGGGACGGCTCGCGACGAAGAGATGGCGCGCTTGAAGCGCGAGTTGTCGAAGGTCACCAAGGAACGGGATTTTTTAA AAAGACGCGGCAGCGTACTTCGCGAAGCAGTCACCGAGCGGTACGCGGTGATTGCACACTGCCGCAGTGAGTACCCGGTCGGGTTGATGTGTCGCTGCCTGCGAGTCTCCCGGAGCGGCTTCTACGCCTTTGCGTGCCGTACGCCGGGGCCGCGGGCACGCGCCAATGCGCGTCTGTTGGAGCGTATCCAGGAGATCCACGAGGACAGCCTGGGCGTGATCGGAGCGCCACGCATGCACGAGGATCTCACTGACGAAGGCGAGATGGTCAGTCTGAACCGCGTGGCCCGCCTGATGGCCAAAGCCGGATTGCAGGGCTGGCCGCGGCGGCGCAAGCGTCGGTTCGGTGGCAAGCCTGGTGCTCGCCCCGTGGGCGTCGAGAATCTGCTCGAGCGCGACTTCACGGCCAACGAACCGGAGACCAAGTGGGTCACCGATATCACCGAGATCCCGACGCTCGAAGGCAAGCTGCATCTGTGCGTCGTGCTGGATCTGTTCAGCAACTTGGTAGTCGGCTGGTCCATGCATCATCGCCAGGATCGCCACATGGTCGTGCGTGCCGTGCAAATGGCCGTATGGCAAAGGGCGGGCGGCTCGGAGACCATCCTGCACTCGGATCGCGGCGGGCAGTTCATCAGCGGCACCTACCAGAAGTTCCTCGGGGGCAATGCCCTGGTGTGCAGCATGAGCGCCGTCGGTCACTGCGCCGACAACGCGGCCTGCGAGGGGTTCTTTGGAATGCTCAAACGCGAACGCGTGAACCATCGAAAGTATCGGACTCGCGACGAAGCGCGGGCGGACCTGTTCGACTATCTGGAACGGTTCCACAATCCACGAATGCGTCGTAGAGTGGCACGGCAAGATCGGAAGTTTACAGCCTTAACTCAACTGTCCGCGGAAATGGGGTAG
- a CDS encoding DUF1249 domain-containing protein translates to MRKDIYTVMHRKLIRLIPELPQIAEHAKLVAEGYMDLNVDILRRTEAYTDLALSHYYKHPSGDMIADPDMEIRVWNYGAVEALAFQDIGGYRRVYDDVDGRAVVYPVVKKSLNSFLNLWLGNLIEQGHRMVERDAP, encoded by the coding sequence ATGAGAAAAGACATCTACACGGTGATGCACCGGAAGCTAATCCGGCTGATCCCCGAATTGCCGCAGATCGCGGAACACGCCAAACTCGTCGCTGAGGGCTATATGGACCTGAACGTCGATATTCTTCGGCGCACGGAGGCCTACACCGATCTCGCGTTAAGCCACTACTACAAGCACCCGTCGGGAGACATGATTGCCGATCCCGACATGGAAATCCGCGTCTGGAACTACGGTGCTGTCGAGGCCCTGGCCTTCCAGGACATAGGCGGGTATCGGCGCGTCTACGACGACGTCGATGGCCGGGCAGTAGTCTATCCGGTGGTGAAGAAGTCCCTGAACAGCTTCCTGAACCTGTGGCTCGGCAACCTGATCGAGCAGGGTCATCGCATGGTGGAGAGGGATGCGCCTTAA
- the pgsA gene encoding CDP-diacylglycerol--glycerol-3-phosphate 3-phosphatidyltransferase, producing MYPDFNVANMLTWLRIAAIPAVVVVFYLPGEWSRPGAAMIFALACVTDWLDGYMARRLGQTSQFGAFLDPVADKLMVAVALVLILQADPRVSIALVAAIIIGREITVSALREWMAELGARSHVAVSGIGKAKTTMQMIGLGCMLYTRPVLGVPIYDVGLALLIVAAGITLWSMVGYLRAAWPRLRERERIS from the coding sequence ATGTATCCGGACTTCAACGTCGCCAACATGCTGACCTGGCTGCGCATCGCAGCGATTCCGGCAGTCGTGGTCGTCTTTTACCTCCCAGGCGAGTGGAGTCGCCCCGGGGCCGCCATGATCTTTGCGCTGGCCTGCGTTACAGACTGGCTGGACGGTTACATGGCTCGCCGACTCGGCCAGACATCGCAGTTCGGGGCATTTCTCGATCCTGTCGCCGACAAGCTCATGGTGGCGGTTGCCCTGGTCCTGATCCTGCAGGCGGATCCGCGAGTCTCAATCGCTCTCGTGGCAGCCATCATCATTGGCAGGGAGATAACCGTCTCCGCACTGCGTGAGTGGATGGCGGAACTGGGCGCGCGCAGCCATGTCGCCGTGTCCGGGATTGGCAAGGCGAAGACTACGATGCAGATGATCGGGCTCGGCTGCATGCTGTACACCCGGCCCGTGCTGGGGGTGCCGATCTACGACGTCGGTCTGGCCCTGTTGATCGTTGCTGCCGGCATCACTCTGTGGTCGATGGTCGGGTACCTGCGAGCAGCGTGGCCGCGGTTACGGGAACGTGAACGGATTTCTTGA
- a CDS encoding nodulation protein NfeD, with product MWPIEARSFWLRWPVALLCLGPTLLAADESARTPPPPAPGIAVQLEIRGAIGPATSDYVQRGLKQAQEAGARLVILEMDTPGGLDAATRDINKAIIASAVPVAAFVSPAGSRAASAGTYILYASHIAAMAPATNLGAATPVPIGGGETQPAPPPTREPPIAGKDQHAPTEPSPDLGGSAMERKTVNDASAYIRGLAEIRGRNADWAESAVREAVSLTANEAVSRNVVDFIAADVPALLATADGRTVRVQNHEVKLATAGLVVERYEPDWRTNLLATITNPNVAYFLLLIGIYGLIFEGYNPGAILPGVVGAISLLLALFAFQVLPVNYAGLGLILLGVILLIAEVFVPSFGALGIGGVVAFVVGSILLFDTDIPGFSLSRTLIGGVGFTAALALLGMIYLLIRMRRSPVVTGRENMIGQVAEALEDFESQGAVFVHGERWKARTMVPVRRGDRVRIAGIAGLTLDVTPERMSD from the coding sequence ATGTGGCCGATTGAAGCAAGATCTTTCTGGTTGCGGTGGCCGGTGGCATTGCTGTGCCTCGGACCGACGCTTCTGGCGGCCGATGAATCCGCCCGAACTCCCCCGCCACCGGCACCCGGCATTGCCGTTCAGCTGGAGATTCGTGGAGCGATCGGTCCCGCCACCAGCGACTACGTGCAGCGCGGACTGAAGCAGGCGCAGGAGGCAGGCGCCCGCCTGGTCATCCTCGAAATGGATACGCCTGGCGGCCTCGATGCAGCGACGCGCGACATCAACAAGGCGATCATTGCGTCAGCGGTTCCGGTCGCGGCTTTTGTCTCTCCAGCGGGTTCGCGCGCCGCCAGTGCCGGTACCTATATTCTTTACGCCAGTCACATCGCCGCCATGGCACCGGCGACCAATCTGGGCGCGGCCACCCCGGTGCCGATCGGCGGTGGCGAAACGCAACCCGCACCGCCACCGACACGTGAGCCCCCGATCGCCGGCAAGGACCAGCATGCGCCGACGGAACCATCACCGGACCTTGGCGGAAGCGCCATGGAACGCAAGACGGTGAATGACGCGTCCGCCTACATTCGCGGACTGGCCGAAATCCGGGGTCGCAATGCCGACTGGGCGGAAAGCGCCGTCCGTGAGGCGGTCAGCCTCACGGCAAACGAAGCGGTCAGCAGAAATGTCGTCGATTTCATTGCTGCCGACGTACCCGCGCTGCTCGCGACCGCAGATGGGCGTACCGTTCGAGTGCAGAACCACGAGGTAAAGCTTGCCACCGCAGGGCTCGTGGTCGAGCGTTACGAGCCAGACTGGCGGACGAACCTGCTGGCGACCATCACCAATCCGAACGTGGCTTACTTCCTGCTGCTGATCGGCATCTACGGCCTGATATTCGAGGGCTACAACCCCGGCGCCATCCTGCCAGGAGTCGTGGGCGCAATCTCCCTGTTGCTGGCACTTTTCGCCTTCCAGGTACTGCCGGTCAACTATGCCGGACTCGGCCTGATTCTGCTCGGCGTAATCCTGTTGATTGCTGAAGTGTTCGTTCCGAGTTTCGGCGCACTCGGCATAGGTGGTGTCGTTGCGTTCGTCGTCGGTTCGATTCTCCTTTTTGACACCGATATTCCCGGGTTTTCCCTGTCCCGCACGCTGATTGGTGGAGTCGGATTCACGGCAGCCCTGGCACTGCTCGGCATGATTTATCTGCTGATCCGCATGCGGCGCAGCCCGGTGGTCACCGGTCGCGAAAACATGATTGGCCAGGTCGCGGAAGCGCTGGAAGATTTCGAGTCGCAGGGTGCGGTCTTCGTGCACGGCGAACGCTGGAAGGCGAGAACCATGGTTCCTGTCAGGCGGGGCGACCGGGTGCGGATTGCCGGCATCGCGGGCCTCACGCTCGACGTGACGCCAGAGAGAATGTCCGACTAG
- a CDS encoding uracil-DNA glycosylase, with product MDSEQRGGHAGGFTSDCRKCARLARFLKDIGQQYPNYFSRPVPSFGDPSASLLIVGLAPGLHGANATGRPFTGDFAGVLLYETLFRFGFADRPTSEGAQDGLILSGCRITNAVRCVPPQNKPTSAEVRTCNGYLVQEISALADRAVVLALGGIAHGAVLRAVGQRLARHPFGHGRVHEIARGMRLVDSYHCSRYNTQTGRLTRRMFDEVFALAQNLLDAPDAA from the coding sequence GTGGATTCTGAGCAGAGAGGCGGGCACGCCGGCGGATTTACCAGCGACTGTCGCAAATGCGCCCGCCTTGCCAGGTTCCTCAAAGACATCGGCCAACAGTACCCGAACTATTTTTCACGCCCGGTGCCGTCCTTCGGCGATCCGAGCGCTTCATTGCTCATTGTCGGGCTCGCGCCCGGCCTGCATGGCGCAAATGCTACGGGGCGGCCTTTCACCGGGGATTTCGCCGGCGTGCTGCTGTACGAGACGCTGTTCAGATTCGGCTTTGCTGACCGGCCAACCAGCGAAGGGGCGCAGGACGGATTGATCCTGAGCGGATGCCGTATCACCAATGCAGTTCGCTGCGTTCCGCCGCAGAACAAGCCCACTTCGGCGGAGGTCAGAACCTGTAATGGCTACCTGGTCCAGGAGATCAGTGCACTCGCCGACCGTGCAGTGGTGCTCGCCCTCGGTGGAATTGCGCACGGAGCGGTGCTGCGGGCGGTCGGGCAACGGCTGGCGCGCCACCCATTCGGACACGGCCGGGTTCACGAGATCGCGCGGGGCATGCGTCTGGTGGATAGCTACCATTGCAGCCGTTACAACACCCAGACCGGCCGACTGACCCGGCGAATGTTCGACGAAGTGTTTGCGCTTGCACAGAACCTGCTCGATGCCCCGGATGCAGCCTGA
- a CDS encoding Fic family protein, whose product MKAAPDRGETVSAMEPLLLREDSRHRAGLTDLALELAQRSAGFRRSLPESLVTSLADLVRSMNCYYSNLIEGHDTHPIEIERALKGDYSKDAKKRDLQLEARAHIEVQRWIDGGALKGRSVTAAALQEIHQRFCSLLPEELLTVEDPVTKERVTVIPGELRNRDVKVGRHIAISPPAVPRFLARFEQVYGALGKTDTILATAAAHHRLAWIHPFVDGNGRVARLMSHATMLESLDTGAVWSVARGLARNVEAYKSHLAACDLPRRNDLDGRGPLSEESLAEFTRFFLTTCLDQVAFMEKLVRPNELRARIQLWAEEEIRLDRLPPKSGTVLEAVLYRGELPRGDAAAVVGTGDRQARRVVSALLERGVLTSASTRAPLRLAFPAALAPRWMPGLFPDQV is encoded by the coding sequence ATGAAAGCGGCGCCGGACCGAGGCGAAACGGTCTCGGCGATGGAGCCTTTGCTGCTGCGCGAAGACTCCCGCCATCGGGCGGGCCTCACCGACCTCGCCCTGGAGCTGGCCCAGAGAAGCGCGGGTTTCCGGCGCTCGTTGCCGGAAAGCCTCGTCACGTCGCTGGCCGATCTCGTGCGGTCGATGAACTGCTACTACAGCAACCTAATTGAGGGGCACGACACGCACCCCATCGAGATCGAGCGCGCACTCAAGGGTGACTACAGCAAGGACGCGAAGAAGCGCGACCTGCAACTGGAGGCGAGGGCCCATATCGAGGTCCAGCGCTGGATCGACGGCGGCGCCCTCAAGGGTCGGTCGGTGACAGCGGCCGCCCTCCAGGAAATCCACCAGCGGTTCTGCAGTCTCCTCCCGGAGGAGCTGCTCACGGTCGAGGACCCGGTAACGAAGGAACGTGTCACCGTCATCCCGGGCGAACTCCGAAACCGGGACGTCAAGGTCGGGCGCCATATCGCCATCAGCCCGCCTGCCGTACCACGCTTCCTGGCGCGGTTCGAGCAGGTTTACGGCGCTCTTGGAAAGACCGACACCATTCTGGCGACAGCCGCGGCCCATCACCGGCTCGCGTGGATTCACCCGTTCGTCGATGGTAATGGCCGTGTTGCCCGCCTCATGTCCCATGCAACGATGCTGGAATCCCTGGATACCGGCGCCGTCTGGTCGGTAGCCCGCGGCCTGGCCCGCAATGTGGAGGCGTACAAGTCACACCTCGCGGCCTGCGACCTCCCCCGCCGGAACGACCTCGACGGACGCGGCCCCTTGAGTGAGGAAAGCCTCGCGGAGTTCACGCGTTTCTTCCTGACAACCTGCCTCGACCAGGTCGCCTTCATGGAGAAGTTGGTCCGGCCGAATGAACTGCGAGCCCGCATTCAGCTCTGGGCGGAGGAAGAAATCCGCCTCGATCGCCTGCCGCCCAAGTCAGGCACCGTTCTCGAAGCGGTCCTGTACCGTGGGGAGCTTCCCCGGGGTGATGCGGCGGCTGTCGTCGGCACGGGCGATCGGCAGGCGCGCCGCGTGGTTTCCGCCCTCCTCGAGCGGGGCGTTCTGACGTCCGCCAGCACGCGGGCGCCGCTGCGGCTGGCGTTCCCAGCCGCGCTGGCGCCGCGATGGATGCCGGGCCTGTTCCCGGATCAGGTGTGA